From the genome of Rhododendron vialii isolate Sample 1 chromosome 10a, ASM3025357v1:
CCAAAAAAGAGACATTTGTGTCACAGGGGACAATTTGTATACCAATTAGAAATGAAGGGACCAAAGCAGATTAATGAAAGTGCATGATGctaaatcaaaattttaattctGGGGGAGCAACCACGGAATACTAAAAGTTATTGACTGGCTATTTCTTCTAgttcaaaaatttcaagttctTTTCACTAATCCATAAGTTGTAGGTGGCATGTGGGCGGGTCAAAGGGAAAATTATAGGGGGAAAATAGAGTagaaaatggagagaaaaaagTTGTCAGTTAGTATGACcaacttaacaaaaaaaaaaaaaaattacaattataGTGCAAAATTGTTAGCGAAAACGGGGCCTAATTTAGCTTGTGATGGTAGGCTCCTCCAAATCTCGGTTGGGATATAATTAAGGTGAAACATGTATTttcaagaagcaaaagaaatcagtagattttttttggaattggtcccatccttcttctttttttgttgtagaTGAAGGATGGAACAGCAAGAAATCAGCAGATTGAATATTGGCGATTTATGACCTTGACAGAGAAGCTAATTAATTCTAGTATTTCCTCTCCCTATGTAGTATTGCAAATCAATGTTACTCCTACATAAAAATAATTGGTTAAATAACCCAAATCCatgattgtttgattttttaattttttgacgGTCCGTTTTACCCAAGAAAAAAATGAGGCAGCAGTTAAGGGTGTCATCGAGCCATTGGGCCACCCGTTAGTCGTCCGGTGCACGTGAGGATAAAATGAGGCAGTTTAATTAAGGGTGTCAACTGTTGTTTTCtaaattaatattttacatatatatgtatatatattaatttgatTGGTCTTTGAAATGAGTTTGTCACCTATTGTGAGACTAAGGTGTGCTCTTAAAAAGGTTATTCCCCTAGTAAGTCTTATAAACGTGGGGTAATTAGCTGTAAACCTTATTATTGACTTAGTCTCCTACTTTTACTCTAACTAATCAAACCATTATCCTATTAATATTcctattttttcttgcaaagtTATAGGGATTAATGGTTTGTTACAAATAAAAACAGTGGTCTTGGACGTTGGTTATAAATTTGATGGGAGTATAGTGTTTTCTTAATTCCATACTCTCGTGCTCCAGTACTATGTCTTCTCAGACTACTACTATATGTTCGGCTCTTATTTCATCATAATTTCCGTACATATATTTGCTACTGATTTCGTACAAATTTTGAGTATCGGAAAACTACATGCTTCATTGCACAAAAGGAAACTTGAAGGTCGATGTATCTTAGGGAATGAGTACCATACAACCCTGTGCAAAAGGAGTATATCATTCCTTAGGAGAGCGCTATCACGTGCTTCCACCACCCCACAGACTATTCTTATTCCTttctatatttttctaattttgtcAATTGGATTGATGAATActatttagaattatttttctaCTAGTAAATTCCTATCGCATATGTTTTTTCCAACATCACCAAGGCAGAAAAAATGCCATGTGTTAGCTGCATACTATACCTATCATCTTTAAAATAGTTTGGtgaaattttttaagaaggcaattttaaattcaaaaattatgtgcttacgcaaataatttttctatcaatatgtattttatttgattgagatcttttatatgcatgatgcaaaaaaaaataaaaaattattttttatttacattatttttgagtttgaaaatatgaaataagtacttattatttaagaaggtgttctggaacggagccttaaccCCACAGGCTGAGAGCGGGTAGGTTTAAAGTGAGATTTTCATTTAACTAACCCAAAGATGAGTCGATAATAGTAAAGGTCATAATAGGTGATAATTCTCTCTCGTGTttagtggttcaaaaaaaagtGGTTTTGACACGAGGAAATCATTATTTAGAAATGATGAGCCACATATTGTTAAATGCCACGTGCTTAGGTGAAAAGGATGGTTAAAAGGGGGATTAATTAGTGGGGTAATAAATTACtactagtaaatttttttaccgAAAAAACAAGATCCTTCTCAATCATGTGAGTGTCGGGAATGTAACGGGTCGCGATGCACTTTTCAGCTTGGCCGGCAATAAAAGGTCCGAATGGGGCTGTCTTTTCTTATTTCATGCATCCAAAGACGGTAGACCCAAGTCCCCACTATCAACATGGGAACGCATGTGGCTTTACATGAATAAGTAAGGATACAGAGATGGACGGTCGGATTGGTCGCACTACACAGTACAGTGCTGCAGCAACCTCCGTTCTAATTCGTCGTTCGCTTTGGCCCCTCAAGCTTCATGGACTTCCCAGTAGGTCATCCGTTCCAACATTGCAACAAAATGAACATGATTAACTATGAAGTTCACGGCCTCACGATTTTAAAAAACATTGTACAAGATATGGACATGATCTATTATACATACCACTGAACTTTGCATTcgccaagcgatgtgggacacgTGACCACCCATCCAGATGTCTATCGGGACTCTCTACTAGAGCTAGCCCCGTCTCAACCTGACTATGGGGTGCCACGTAAGTCCTACAAAATGTTAGGAACATGTGTAAAAGGTTGAATCTCACATCAGACAAATATATAGATAAAGGATTgaaccttaatatacaattggatgactTACTACTTACAAAGCTTAGCCTATTAAGTGGATATGGATCATGCAATGTATATTGGATCCAAGTGATGTGGTGCGGACTCTGCGGAAACTCTCCAACGGATTGGGCTTGCACACTCAGGAGAACCTCAGGTGGATCGGACtcccaacaagtggtatcaaaaCCAATGGTTGACAATCTATGGGCGAACTCTCCTGAAAGCATCGATGGTCAGGGGCTTGCACAGAGACTCTCGGTGGAGCAGAAAATCCATTGTAACTCTCGATGGAGCAGGGAAATTCCTAGTGCGTGCGGCAGGTAGCTAGCAGCAATGTGGCTCTTGTGGAGTATGGTGGCTCTTGATGGAGTGGGTGCGGTAAATAAACCCGGGTCAGACATGATGTCAGAGAATGGAAATAGATCAAAGATTAAGGGGGAGTCAAGTGGATTAGATCGAGGGGGAGCTAAGGCCCAATGCAtggttcacacatgagggggaAATTGTTAGGAACATGTGTGAAAGGTTGAGTCCCACAtcagataaatagaaaaaagattggaccttaatatacaattggatgactcaccacttacaaggcttagccttttaagtggatatgagtCATTTTATGTATATTGGATCCAGGTAATGTGGTGCGGACTCGGTGGATACTCTCCAACGGATTGGGTCTGCGCACACTGAGGAGAACCTCAGGCCGATCGGGCTCCCAACTTCTATCGTGATccaagtcacataattcgtgtGCGTGTGCATGAGCGAGCGTGAAAACACCTTTAACACTCGATTGAGAGCCCAAACGTAAGGCATTCTCAAGGATTACGTGACTAATAAGATTCTAACACTCGATACTTCGATATTTAtctaaaaaatgtaatttttttgcaatttgATTGTGGCATATTGATTTGTCAACCATCCCATTATGCATGTGATTCAACATATATGTCAACACTTGAATGCCAACATGCGTCTCGTATTCAATTTATCCCATTTGAGAGCAGTCATCTGGTGAATGTCTGGTGCCAAACTCACTAAATGGCATGGGTAGGTCACCAATCCCAAAAATTGACTGTGTAATGTAATTCCTCTTGTGAGCTAGAAGCAAGCATTTAACATAGGCTTTTAATCTATTTTTGTTTAGTTCCTGTAGAAGAGAATATGTTTTTTTGAACGGGGAAGAAATTTTATACACCGTAAATAGAAAAGAGATAGGAGAGATATAAAGAAAGGTATCACAACGCAAAAGTAACATTCCGACATCTGTAGAAGAACATATACTCGAAGGTGGATGCAAGACAGACAGCTTTAAAGTAGACCTTCGATGACTAAAATTTCGTGATCCGTTAAttagcctctctttttttgttggaagagtTAGAAATTCATTGATGACTGAATAATACAATGTATCAGGTGCAACTAATAcaactgggaaaaaaaaatattgcacaTATAAAGACAAATAAACAACCAAATTAAATGAAAGATATGTCCACCAATAAATTGATCCGGCTGTCAGATGTCAGAGGACTGCATGCAGGATGTCGTTGAGCAGCTGTCACATTAGTCCCACTATTAACGATACTTCCATACAAAACCGATCAATACACACGAAGTGACTATAGCACCTCAGGTGAGAAAACTGCGTGTATGGTTAGACATCATGCAACTTGATGACCGAAACCAACTACAACGCTCTAAAATCGGTAAAGGGAATGCAGGGAAGATCCGTTAGCCTCAAGCCTTGACATTTTCTACGAGTCGAAGATGGCCCAGCCAACATGTTACAAGCTTAATTAAATTCCGAAAGCTCGGATCTGTATTTCAGTAACTGTATttaaatcaaactcaaaaagtACGTAATTGTTCCTATTACGAAAAGTCATGTTAGTTAACGGGCTTGTAACTCAATAGCACTTTCTCACATTTTTCACATAAAAGATGAATGTTCGATTTTCGTCAAAAGCACAAGTGCTTGATAAGGGGATTGATACCCTTTGGACTTGCTCCACCCGTATACCACTTAGCGGTACTCTCTCCCTATCTTCTGAGGAGTAGACTAGACATCTATcgagtgaaaaaagaaaaattgtgttcGTGTACTAGGGTTAATGACACTTATTCACGGTATGATTATTAATTGCATCTTAACCACCACTCATGGCTACTATAATTAATTAAGTTTATTGTGGCCATCGGGCGACGTTCAGATTTGTAGGGGTCTGGTCAAATGGGATTAGCAAATTTAAAATTCAGAGCTGTACTTATATTAGCTCTAATGGACTTAATTAAGGGACGTGCTAAAGCTAAACAATGGCCCCGTGACTTTAAGCATCTTTTATGCTGTACAAAGTGAAGAATAAAACAAATGGGATCATATCCTCCCCGGTCCAAATCTGGACCGCATATTAGTATGATCAATAGTTCAGATTTGCTCAGTGACACTTACCGGTAAGAGCCACCAAGCAAAGAGGAGtgatagagacaaaaaaaattggcaaaaaaaatacccttaaagtacACATAAATTTGGACTAGTTCAAATCTAGACCTTGTTTGTTtagagattttggattttggattctctctACTCACGGTTCCCAATAAATTTTAtctcaatcattattctcatttctctcttcactcgttacccaaaatccaaataccaGAACGAACATGGTCGAGGATCCAATTCCTGAACAAATACTAATGGACTCAATATATAAACAATGGAGTTACATAAGCCTGAAACCTGTGAATGCTtgatggtccaaattttaaaaattcttttacGGAGAAGACAACTCTTTCGGAAAAAAGTTTAAGCAAATTCTGATCGTTTATTACATCAATagacggctagagattgatCGTGTTTCTTGTTGTATTTCTTTGTTGTGCATACGTAGCACTGTTTTAAATAAAATTGAGGCAACTGTCACTAGTAGTAGAGGTTTTCAGCAGTAGTACTGCATGAAATCGTAAATGCTTCATTATGAGGTCCTGGCAGTAGATTAGATTTTTGTTGCTATCAAATTCAAACTGCTTTTTAATGGGAGACAGAGTTGGCAGCAATTCATGTGGTTCACAGTGGCCCTTAGCTATAGTACTCCTCCATGGTGATATTTTCTCTTCAAGCTCAAATTTTAAGTTGCTCTCACATGCACCATGTCCCCATTGCTTTGTTTCCAATTGGCTTCGTGACAATAGGAAAGCAAAATCATAGGACGTACGGGCTATCTAAAATGTTTATTGGTATCATTACACCTTAGTAAAAACGTTGATTTTACTTGGCCAAACATGCTAGCTCCACGTGACCCAACCCTCAGAAGTGAGCCTTTGGCTAGGCATAGAATCTAGACATTAGTTTTGTCTctgtctctatttttttttgtgtatttctttGTGATGGGTTAGCTGTAATTATCCTTTTCACTGTATTTAGATGGAATCACTGTAAGTGTCGTCTGACATTTTAATGAAATgtgattcaaataaaaataaaaataaaataaaagaaaagacgTGCTAGGGGTACTGGCCAAATTAGTACAGATGCTGAATTAAAATTAGAAGATTGCAACAAAATACTTATAATTATTTGATTGAGCTAATATTTTACAAGACTATTTTgaagaatattttaaaatttatcaacgGTTATTACATGCCATCaattgaaatctattttttattgcaacTGAAATAATTCAGTTCTCAATTTTCGATTATATCGTGAGCCTACTTTTGATGATCAAAATCATTAATTCCTAGcaaaaaaatctctcttttctattaaaagaaaaatgatgGGCGAGTTGTAAAGCCACTCATAGATTATCCTTTTTGTGACATTTGATATTTTGCtgccatttttttgtttgttttttagtttttgccCATATCAAGACAAGGAATGGGGTTCGTAAGCCAGAATTCCCACCCGAATATGGAAAGAATAAATTACACCGAAAACTTCTTGTAGTAGTTTTTCTAGTAGTAGAGGTTCTCCTGACCAACTTGCTTCAGACTGATCTTTACAATTCATCGTATAACCGTTTCACACGCTAGTGCGCGGAATGAGCTGTATTTGTTTCGTATTTTACTTTTAGAACTGTTTTCGTGAATGTTCCCTAAAAATAAATGAAACGCTACGaatttatttttccaaactTTTCGAAGAATATATTCCGAAAGCTACGCAGGAAGTTTTCGGATATTTCTAGAAATTATATTCTTCTACAACTAAAAacaagataaaaacaaaaagccaTTGGCAACCAAATTAGCAGAGTATGAAATCGAATTAATGTAATATCATTGAGAACGACAACAAAACTTCTACCGAAATACTACATAATATGTCCTTATAATTAACTAGTACTAGTAATATGTACCGTCCATTAAAAAACACACTGTATGATATTACTTTACACTCGACAACAGAGAAGCAAATCCCACGTGCTCCCATACTACCTCACAGCACCGATCTGCTACAATCAGCTCTACCGAAACCCACTCTCCTATTGGCCAAATCATACTCCACCCACATGTTCTGCTGATGAACGTTCCCGATTATGTTCCCGGGGATCCCAAGCGAATCCGACCGTCCGATCCCCATGCAGTGGACCCCACCCCCAACATCACCCAACACCCTCTCCTTCTCGATCACAACCTCCACTCCCTTCTCGTACTCGAACACCAGATCGCCTATCAGCCGTCCGATCGAAATCGCGTCCCCGTCGAAACACAAGTCCAGCACGCCCTCGTACACGTACCCCTTCTTGAGCTTCGCCCCCACCGATTCGAGGATTGCACCCCTCACCTTGGTGTAAGCCTCTTCCACCAGGTAGGTGTACTCGCTGCCGGAGTCGATCATCGTCTGGCCGACTCCGCCAGCGTTCGGCCGGAAAGATGCGGCCGATACGTTCAGTTTTCTCGCGCCGAGTCGGATTCCGACCAGCGGGAGGGTGAAGGCCAGAGGGTCGAAATTCGGCATGCGTTGACTTTGAGAGAAAGTCAAAATGTTGACGTACTGGAATGTTTTCGAATTGGGGTTTTGACCCAAGTAAAACCCCCCACTCGGCGGAGCTCCGTCGTGACTGGGGCGGAGCGGGGTGCAGTAGGAGAATTTAGTAATCTTGGCTTGGGAGGCGAACGACAGCCGTCCGAGATTCATTCCCAAAATACCCTGCGCGTCGGAGGTGTCCGAGGCGCAACCGAGAATCAAAGGAGGGGTGCTCTGGGTACTCGAAAGAGCGAATTTTTCCCTGaccaaattgccttcggccaaGGTCCCGTCGGCGTAGAAATACGAGTAGTGACAGAGCCGGTTCTGGTCGCACGAGGTGGGGAGGGTGTAATCGGGAACCCGGGGCTTGCATATCGGGTGGTTgcaggggaggagagagaaggaggaggagagagaggggtcgaACGACGTCGTCGGAGGGGGTTTCTTGGGAGGCATTTTCTTGTTGCACTGGATCCACGACAGCTGGCTGCCGGTGTCGAGGACCATCTGCTGGGTCTGCGGCGGGGTCCCTATCGGGAGGGAAACGATGAGGGCCATAGAGTACTTGAACGCTGATCTATAGTTGTAGGGTGGGGCGTTGGTGGTGATTGGGGCGcggttgggttgggttgaggagagagaggagaggaggttTTTCGGGgtggggggaggagagagagggagggaggtgagggggaaggagagagagagggaggggttgAGTGgggttttggttggtttttgggTTGAGAGGGGGATGGAGGTGAAGaagcagaggaggaggaggattgagTTGAAGAGAGCcatgggaggagagagagagacggagggttttagtgagagagagggacggGGCTATAGAGACGGGAAGTGTGGGTGTTTAGAGTGAGgtgggtggggtatttatatgGGGTTTTGAATGtgaggaaaggagagagagagagagagagagagagagagagagaggcggggacTGGGGAGGGTAGGGAATAGGACAAGAAACCAGAAAAAGGGTAACGCGGTTTCTGATAATGGAGCGGTAGATACTACTGTAATCTGACTGAGATTTTAAACGAGTATAGAGTGTAAAATGAGAAAACAGAGGATCTTAAATGTTCAGTTTAGCTGTTTATGTTATACAGAGAGGCTCCTTCCATTGGATTCATTATGACATTTCTAACCTTATCTTGTACGCAGTTTAGTTTTTGAAGAGTTTTAATAATCATGTTCCGAAGATTTTATGTATCTATAACAGATTAATACTACAGATTTGAAACCTCTCTTATTTGGTGCGGAGATACAAAATCTCTGCTTTGCTGCTCAAAGGGTGCTCCAGCTATAatgcttggttttttttttgatttaagatattttctttttgtcttagCTTCCAGCCTGCTGTTTTCGGCCTCTGCTTTCTTTCTTCCAATGTTTTATTGGAAgtcttttttgccctttttcatGTATCAATATTAtggttttggtttatttttccttgatgtacccttatcaATTTTCTAATAATATAAtctttttgccgatcaaaaaaaaattgtacagattgattgaaaatatttttgataatttcgttgatatatttttttgtagacAGTAAAAACATTTAATGTCCATACACTTCATATTGAAATGAGTATGTGTCTGTCCTTGAAGTAGCATACATAAAAACTTATGGGACGTTTGAAATTTGAGgtcaagaaattttttttatacttctcTGTCTATCTTTTTCCCCGTCTTTATTTAGATGTCCAATGTTTTTTAGACTAGAAAAATATTAGAacatgaggggaaaaaaatgttcaattaagtgtgtaaattattttgatcacATGTAtgtataaggaaaaaaaaaacgtgcgAATAAAAAGAAAGCGTTAAAATTGTTTCTcttcaagtcttttttttttcttttctagtaaatattttttgttatcCTTCAAGTTTATAGCAACATGCTAATTTTGGCCttaatttaaacttaacttaaatctgaaaattttgtctttatttgaatttttctcgcattttttagttttgcgccaaacttgtttaggttattgattcgtctcaacgagagaaatcagacaaagtaaaattttggcttttttacccaaatatttgaGAAATTACCACTTTTAAGTgaaaaatgacatttttgtgCCAAAAAAGGGTTATTtgtcaaaatacttggataagagtaaaaaaaaattacttttctgattcctctcattaaaaacgagacgaattaataactcaaaaaaatttgatgcaaaactaacaaatacgaaaaaaatttaaataagaacaaaattttcagatttaagttaagctCAAAAGAACCGGTCTTTAAATCTTTCCTATCGGAAAATCAAGGACCCAATTAACAATTTCACCCAAACGAAACCTAGTTAGGTAAAAACCAAGCAAGCATTATTCGTTTCCCATGTCGTTTTTGGATTGCCAATAGTGGGAGAGGCAGAGGCCTGCCTACGTCTCTCTCTTGTTGAATAGTAGAAGCTAAAAATAATTGTACACGATCCCCAGAAGGAATGTGTTACAGTGCGTATTTCTACCTTAGCCACACGTTACCTCTCTGTCATAAATAGTCCGCCTTTAAGTTGTCAAGAATCAAGATATGTCACCTGTGTACGTCAAATGTCATTATAGATTTCTCACTGTAAATGACGATGATAGGACTCAAAAGTGACCTCACGTGCAGCCAcgttttgaggtctgtcacgtggtTCCACATGACAGACCTCAAAACACTGCTGCAGGTGAGGGGAATGTTAAGGAAACAGAGTCTCATATTGCTTGGGAATGGAATGGATGattacttaataacatttggaatCTTTACACTCATtgctaattgattttgagatggatataaagtttctatataATATCAGAGCGGGCCCCATTTCAtaccacattttaaaaaattcacaatcacaccccacgatgacagactaGCAAAAAAAGGAtgcacgatgataggatccAAAAGTGGTCACACCACTTATtgctaattgattttgagatggatgtaaaGTTTATACATGGTATCAGAGGGGGCCCGTTCCTCcccccacattttaaaattattttacaatccacaccctATGATgactgttgaaaaatgtatgcattataatttgtgaaaatttatatgcatctctattaattattttgatgattaattcaatgatatttttattcggcaaatacaaaattatcgaaaagtcgattcccgaactaaatattttcgtaaccttgaaatatagcataaagtctcttggattcatgatttatattcacaaagactttattgagctcaatacatgctttaacggtttatttagatgaaattgtgagccacaggttgacgaaccggctgacaagccggctgtctgaacagaaagctgtgacaaccggacgaccacccggatgaccactctatcaaacggctagtttccaacggctagtttcaaacggctagtttccaacggctagtttccaacggctagttccaacggctagtttccaacggctaggaagcatatggatggctatataaggcatcaagaactcattaatgagaatatacacaagctacaacattccatattattgcaagagcaaattctcaaaagatcaaagccaaaaattctcattgttcttccactttcatattattcttgagagaaaatttgtacaagtcgtgagcgataattttcataccttcttcacatacttgtatttcctaagtgagtgtttgagtcaaacacttgaaagcttagaagaccaaattcgggttggaatttgggtgttattgtttttgagaagttttcggagaaaattcttgcggttgtgctagctcctcgggaaagctagaggcattcggttcttgtaagcacccgcaagacttacaagttgtaatcttttaaagattagtctaaccttcaagtaattgcttgaggagaagtggagtagggccggaccgtggacaaatccggaccgaaccactataaacgggttctttccaacggctagtttccaacggctaggaagcatatggatggctatataaggcatcaagaactcattaatgagaatatacacaagctacaacattccatattattgcaagagcaaattctcaaaagatcaaagccaaaaattctcattgttcttccactttcatattattcttgagagaaaatttgtacaagtcgtgagcgataattttcataccttcttcacatacttgtatttcctaagtgagtgtttgagtcaaacacttgaaagcttagaagaccaaattcgggttggaatttgggtgttattgtttttgagaagttttcggagaaaattcttgcggttgtgctagctcctcgggaaagctagaggcattcggttcttgtaagcacccgcaagacttacaagttgtaatcttttaaagattagtctaaccttcaagtaattgcttgaggagaagtggagtagggccggaccgtggacaaatccggaccgaaccactataaacgggttctatctctctatctctctattttgattgcatacttattgtttgcatatattgttagagataaatttttattggtaattattactagcaatc
Proteins encoded in this window:
- the LOC131304427 gene encoding aspartic proteinase PCS1-like encodes the protein MALFNSILLLLCFFTSIPLSTQKPTKTPLNPSLSLSFPLTSLPLSPPPTPKNLLSSLSSTQPNRAPITTNAPPYNYRSAFKYSMALIVSLPIGTPPQTQQMVLDTGSQLSWIQCNKKMPPKKPPPTTSFDPSLSSSFSLLPCNHPICKPRVPDYTLPTSCDQNRLCHYSYFYADGTLAEGNLVREKFALSSTQSTPPLILGCASDTSDAQGILGMNLGRLSFASQAKITKFSYCTPLRPSHDGAPPSGGFYLGQNPNSKTFQYVNILTFSQSQRMPNFDPLAFTLPLVGIRLGARKLNVSAASFRPNAGGVGQTMIDSGSEYTYLVEEAYTKVRGAILESVGAKLKKGYVYEGVLDLCFDGDAISIGRLIGDLVFEYEKGVEVVIEKERVLGDVGGGVHCMGIGRSDSLGIPGNIIGNVHQQNMWVEYDLANRRVGFGRADCSRSVL